From Canis lupus dingo isolate Sandy chromosome 24, ASM325472v2, whole genome shotgun sequence, a single genomic window includes:
- the C24H20orf202 gene encoding uncharacterized protein C20orf202 homolog, producing the protein MKTEAPTTSLGQTLEWLRKELAEMQVQDQRLLLTLRHLHSVLEELRTESAHWEDARSSGGTSPIRARAGSETRGRPPVSSKGLARLIRGEDSRRSSLP; encoded by the exons ATGAAAACAGAAGCACCAACCACGAGTCTTGGACAGACCCTGGAGTGGCTGAGAAAGGAGCTG GCTGAGATGCAAGTGCAAGACCAGAGACTCCTGCTCACACTGAGGCATCTTCACAGCGTCCTGGAGGAGCTGCGTACTGAGAGCGCCCACTGGGAGGATGCCAGGTCCAGCGGAGGGACGTCCCCTATCAGAGCTCGGGCAGGCTCTGAAACCAGGGGCCGCCCTCCCGTCTCTTCCAAAGGGCTCGCCCGGCTCATACGAGGGGAAGACAGCAGACGAAGCTCCCTCCCTTAG
- the TMEM74B gene encoding transmembrane protein 74B isoform X1, with the protein MRWQRSRDGTSSSACPSAANARLIFGKPPRAFVFMIPLTEVNTEAHRAAKGPRDERGPSFLMASPPGLELKTLRNGPQIPRRPAPLGPVALPREGVENVCFSSEEHETHFQNPGNTRLGRSPSPPGGIPSQPRSQRDDLSLRSEEGPGLEPVSRPVDYGFVSALVFLVSGILLVVTAYAIPREARVNPDTVTAREMERLETYYARLGSHLDRCIIAGLGLLTVGGMLLSVLLMVSLCKGELYRRPTFVPGRGSGKTYGSINLRMRQLNGEGGQALVENEVVQVSESSHTFQGS; encoded by the exons ATGAGGTGGCAGAGGAGCCGGGACGGGACATCCTCATCCGCCTGCCCTTCAGCGGCCAACGCCCGACTGATCTTCGGAAAGCCTCCCAGAGCCTTCGTTTTCATGATCCCGCTGACAGAGGTGAacactgaggctcacagag cTGCCAAGGGGCCAAGGGATGAGCGGGGGCCCTCCTTCCTAATGGCATCTCCCCCTGGTCTGGAACTGAAGACACTGCGTAATGGCCCCCAGATCCCAAGGAGACCTGCTCCTCTGGGCCCAGTGGCTCTGCCCCGGGAAGGTGTGGAGAACGTCTGCTTTTCCTCAGAGGAGCATGAGACCCAtttccagaaccctgggaacaCCAGACTGGGCCGGTCCCCTAGCCCCCCAGGGGGCATCCCCTCACAGCCCCGATCCCAGCGGGACGATCTATCCCTGCGATCAGAAGAGGGGCCCGGCCTAGAGCCCGTGAGCCGCCCGGTGGATTATGGCTTCGTCTCTGCTCTGGTTTTCCTGGTGAGCGGGATCCTCCTGGTGGTGACAGCATACGCCATCCCCCGGGAGGCCCGTGTCAACCCTGACACCGTGACAGCGCGGGAGATGGAACGCCTGGAGACGTACTATGCCCGCCTGGGCTCCCACCTGGACAGGTGCATCATCGCGGGCCTGGGGCTGCTCACAGTGGGCGGCATGCTTTTGTCAGTCCTGCTGATGGTCTCCCTGTGCAAGGGTGAGCTGTACCGCCGGCCCACCTTCGTCCCCGGCAGGGGCTCCGGGAAGACCTACGGCTCCATTAACCTGCGCATGAGACAGCTCAATGGGGAGGGCGGCCAGGCTCTGGTGGAGAACGAAGTCGTCCAGGTCTCGGAGAGCAGCCACACCTTTCAGGGGTCTTAA
- the TMEM74B gene encoding transmembrane protein 74B isoform X2 produces MASPPGLELKTLRNGPQIPRRPAPLGPVALPREGVENVCFSSEEHETHFQNPGNTRLGRSPSPPGGIPSQPRSQRDDLSLRSEEGPGLEPVSRPVDYGFVSALVFLVSGILLVVTAYAIPREARVNPDTVTAREMERLETYYARLGSHLDRCIIAGLGLLTVGGMLLSVLLMVSLCKGELYRRPTFVPGRGSGKTYGSINLRMRQLNGEGGQALVENEVVQVSESSHTFQGS; encoded by the coding sequence ATGGCATCTCCCCCTGGTCTGGAACTGAAGACACTGCGTAATGGCCCCCAGATCCCAAGGAGACCTGCTCCTCTGGGCCCAGTGGCTCTGCCCCGGGAAGGTGTGGAGAACGTCTGCTTTTCCTCAGAGGAGCATGAGACCCAtttccagaaccctgggaacaCCAGACTGGGCCGGTCCCCTAGCCCCCCAGGGGGCATCCCCTCACAGCCCCGATCCCAGCGGGACGATCTATCCCTGCGATCAGAAGAGGGGCCCGGCCTAGAGCCCGTGAGCCGCCCGGTGGATTATGGCTTCGTCTCTGCTCTGGTTTTCCTGGTGAGCGGGATCCTCCTGGTGGTGACAGCATACGCCATCCCCCGGGAGGCCCGTGTCAACCCTGACACCGTGACAGCGCGGGAGATGGAACGCCTGGAGACGTACTATGCCCGCCTGGGCTCCCACCTGGACAGGTGCATCATCGCGGGCCTGGGGCTGCTCACAGTGGGCGGCATGCTTTTGTCAGTCCTGCTGATGGTCTCCCTGTGCAAGGGTGAGCTGTACCGCCGGCCCACCTTCGTCCCCGGCAGGGGCTCCGGGAAGACCTACGGCTCCATTAACCTGCGCATGAGACAGCTCAATGGGGAGGGCGGCCAGGCTCTGGTGGAGAACGAAGTCGTCCAGGTCTCGGAGAGCAGCCACACCTTTCAGGGGTCTTAA